From the genome of Mugil cephalus isolate CIBA_MC_2020 chromosome 2, CIBA_Mcephalus_1.1, whole genome shotgun sequence, one region includes:
- the LOC125000479 gene encoding coiled-coil domain-containing protein 149-A-like isoform X2 codes for MDPSRRSESDWQGLVSEFLVCKQKLESKTEALLILSKELDTCQQERDQYKLMANQLRERHQGLKKKYRELIDGDTSLPPEKRNQVNLAQLLIDSREKSSQLSEEVKELKQRLLEAQGDNKLLRMTITKQRLGDEEVGARHFPAHEREDLVKQLERAREQNEVLEHSVKSLTDELQDVRAERDVFQQKAHRLNVEMNHIVGNETRLLDIDALCMENRYLHERLSQFQEEVNLLKTNLIKYKSALECRRTSKICGKPNSSALTGVLSAKQVKELLLSEENGCSLPVTPQSISDLKSLATALLETIHEKNMVISHQRQINKILGCRVAELEKKLKTLELSGLWSLPGGKDTIIPNSQQVESPDSPGHGGDRGSENIPTEEQSPLEVPNESSETVAVSGFQDASPPPSITETCQQNSSQQLVEGELARPPSEMPNTDDQCHDSAHPHTATDCLTKDDECPSDSVDEATCSEKTHPSDPFHSQHPSENSVPTGGREEEESDGRTEGEEALEPESIISKENIHVVSSTTVSTSASEEQQEDVQLNLVADVCDNQDTSLPEATQMQHSI; via the exons atGGACCCGTCCAGGAGGAGCGAGAGTGACTGGCAGGGGCTGGTCAGCGAG TTCCTGGTTTGCAAGCAGAAGCTGGAGAGTAAGACAGAAGCTCTTCTGATTCTGTCTAAAGAGCTGGACACCTGCCAGCAGGAGAGGGATCAGTACAAACTGATGGCCAACCAGCTCCGCGAACGACACCAAGGACTCAAGAAGAAGTACAGGGAACTCATT GATGGAGATACCTCTCTGCCTCCGGAGAAGAGGAACCAA gtgaatTTAGCTCAGCTGCTCATAGACTCCAGAGAAAAAAGCAGTCAACTTtctgaggaggtgaaggagctgAAACAACGACTGTTGGAAGCGCAGGGCGACAATAAG CTTCTCCGGATGACCATCACCAAACAGAGGCTGGGAGACGAGGAGGTCGGCGCTCGACACTTCCCGGCACATGAGAGGGAGGATCTGGTCAAACAGTTGGAAAGAGCGAGAGAACAG AACGAGGTGCTGGAGCACAGCGTGAAGTCGCTCACAGACGAGCTTCAGGATGTCCGAGCAGAACGGGACGTGTTTCAGCAGAAGGCTCATCGGCTCAACGTGGAGATGAACCACATCGTGGGGAACGAGACTCGGCTTTTAGACATAGACGCGCTCTGCATGGAGAACAG GTACTTGCATGAGCGGCTAAGTCAGTTCCAAGAGGAGGTTAACCTGCTCAAAACCAATCTGATAAAGTACAAG AGTGCCCTGGAGTGCAGGAGAACCTCTAAAATCTGCGGGAAACCCAACAGCAGTGCCCTGACCGGGGTGCTTTCAGCTAAACAAG TTAAGGAACTGTTGCTGTCTGAAGAAAACGGTTGCAGTTTGCCGGTGACTCCTCAGTCCATCTCAGACCTCAAGTCTCTCGCCACAGCTCTGCTGGAAACCATCCACGAGAAGAACATGGTGATTTCTCACCAGCGGCAAATCAATAA GATTCTTGGATGTCGAGTggcagagctggagaagaaactgaaaacattggAGCTGTCGGGATTATGGAGCCTTCCAG GAGGAAAAGACACCATCATCCCGAACAGTCAGCAGGTGGAGTCACCAGATTCTCCCGGACATGGAG GCGACAGGGGGTCTGAAAATATTCCCACAGAGGAGCAGAGTCCCCTAGAAGTTCCAAACGAAAGCAGTGAAACAGTGGCTGTGTCAGGTTTTCAGGATGCCTCCCCACCACCATCCATCACAGAGACCTGCCAGCAGAACTCTTCTCAGCAGCTGGTTGAGGGCGAGCTAGCGCGCCCTCCATCGGAAATGCCAAATACTGACGATCAGTGTCATGACAGTGCACATCCACACACCGCGACTGATTGTTTAACAAAAGATGACGAGTGTCCGAGTGACTCTGTCGATGAAGCGACGTGCTCGGAGAAAACCCACCCATCAGACCCTTTTCACTCACAGCATCCTTCAGAGAACTCGGTGCcgacaggaggaagagaggaggaggaatcagATGGACGAACTGAAGGAGAGGAAGCTCTTGAGCCTGAGTCGATTATATCAAAGGAAAATATTCATGTCGTTTCCTCGACTACGGTCTCTACTTCTGCTTctgaagagcagcaggaggacgtCCAACTGAACCTGGTAGCAGATGTGTGCGATAACCAGGACACAAGTCTTccagaagctactcagatgcagcacagcatttaa
- the LOC125000479 gene encoding coiled-coil domain-containing protein 149-like isoform X1, translating into MDPSRRSESDWQGLVSEFLVCKQKLESKTEALLILSKELDTCQQERDQYKLMANQLRERHQGLKKKYRELIDGDTSLPPEKRNQVNLAQLLIDSREKSSQLSEEVKELKQRLLEAQGDNKLLRMTITKQRLGDEEVGARHFPAHEREDLVKQLERAREQNEVLEHSVKSLTDELQDVRAERDVFQQKAHRLNVEMNHIVGNETRLLDIDALCMENRYLHERLSQFQEEVNLLKTNLIKYKSALECRRTSKICGKPNSSALTGVLSAKQVKELLLSEENGCSLPVTPQSISDLKSLATALLETIHEKNMVISHQRQINKILGCRVAELEKKLKTLELSGLWSLPGLTYNVSLGICGRGKDTIIPNSQQVESPDSPGHGGDRGSENIPTEEQSPLEVPNESSETVAVSGFQDASPPPSITETCQQNSSQQLVEGELARPPSEMPNTDDQCHDSAHPHTATDCLTKDDECPSDSVDEATCSEKTHPSDPFHSQHPSENSVPTGGREEEESDGRTEGEEALEPESIISKENIHVVSSTTVSTSASEEQQEDVQLNLVADVCDNQDTSLPEATQMQHSI; encoded by the exons atGGACCCGTCCAGGAGGAGCGAGAGTGACTGGCAGGGGCTGGTCAGCGAG TTCCTGGTTTGCAAGCAGAAGCTGGAGAGTAAGACAGAAGCTCTTCTGATTCTGTCTAAAGAGCTGGACACCTGCCAGCAGGAGAGGGATCAGTACAAACTGATGGCCAACCAGCTCCGCGAACGACACCAAGGACTCAAGAAGAAGTACAGGGAACTCATT GATGGAGATACCTCTCTGCCTCCGGAGAAGAGGAACCAA gtgaatTTAGCTCAGCTGCTCATAGACTCCAGAGAAAAAAGCAGTCAACTTtctgaggaggtgaaggagctgAAACAACGACTGTTGGAAGCGCAGGGCGACAATAAG CTTCTCCGGATGACCATCACCAAACAGAGGCTGGGAGACGAGGAGGTCGGCGCTCGACACTTCCCGGCACATGAGAGGGAGGATCTGGTCAAACAGTTGGAAAGAGCGAGAGAACAG AACGAGGTGCTGGAGCACAGCGTGAAGTCGCTCACAGACGAGCTTCAGGATGTCCGAGCAGAACGGGACGTGTTTCAGCAGAAGGCTCATCGGCTCAACGTGGAGATGAACCACATCGTGGGGAACGAGACTCGGCTTTTAGACATAGACGCGCTCTGCATGGAGAACAG GTACTTGCATGAGCGGCTAAGTCAGTTCCAAGAGGAGGTTAACCTGCTCAAAACCAATCTGATAAAGTACAAG AGTGCCCTGGAGTGCAGGAGAACCTCTAAAATCTGCGGGAAACCCAACAGCAGTGCCCTGACCGGGGTGCTTTCAGCTAAACAAG TTAAGGAACTGTTGCTGTCTGAAGAAAACGGTTGCAGTTTGCCGGTGACTCCTCAGTCCATCTCAGACCTCAAGTCTCTCGCCACAGCTCTGCTGGAAACCATCCACGAGAAGAACATGGTGATTTCTCACCAGCGGCAAATCAATAA GATTCTTGGATGTCGAGTggcagagctggagaagaaactgaaaacattggAGCTGTCGGGATTATGGAGCCTTCCAG GTCTGACTTATAATGTGTCTCTGGGAATATGTGGAA GAGGAAAAGACACCATCATCCCGAACAGTCAGCAGGTGGAGTCACCAGATTCTCCCGGACATGGAG GCGACAGGGGGTCTGAAAATATTCCCACAGAGGAGCAGAGTCCCCTAGAAGTTCCAAACGAAAGCAGTGAAACAGTGGCTGTGTCAGGTTTTCAGGATGCCTCCCCACCACCATCCATCACAGAGACCTGCCAGCAGAACTCTTCTCAGCAGCTGGTTGAGGGCGAGCTAGCGCGCCCTCCATCGGAAATGCCAAATACTGACGATCAGTGTCATGACAGTGCACATCCACACACCGCGACTGATTGTTTAACAAAAGATGACGAGTGTCCGAGTGACTCTGTCGATGAAGCGACGTGCTCGGAGAAAACCCACCCATCAGACCCTTTTCACTCACAGCATCCTTCAGAGAACTCGGTGCcgacaggaggaagagaggaggaggaatcagATGGACGAACTGAAGGAGAGGAAGCTCTTGAGCCTGAGTCGATTATATCAAAGGAAAATATTCATGTCGTTTCCTCGACTACGGTCTCTACTTCTGCTTctgaagagcagcaggaggacgtCCAACTGAACCTGGTAGCAGATGTGTGCGATAACCAGGACACAAGTCTTccagaagctactcagatgcagcacagcatttaa
- the LOC125003430 gene encoding uncharacterized protein LOC125003430: MKFDNVLLEIDGFGKFQLWLFLIQVISRMTLPCHFLLNNFMAAVPDHHCDISSLEDGGVFGNLTYDQKLAVGIPTERDGTPRSCQMFSKPQYQLLSGSNSSEDTVTVRCQNGWVYDNSTFKSTLVTEWDLVCERKGMNKATATIFFIGVMIGAPLFGLLSDRFGRRPLLLVSYVSSLTFAVLSAFSTSYVLFVIMRFFTGMSLAGISIISIVLNIEWFSIEHRTFCGIIISLDWTIGNWFLVGAAYYINEWRMLIVAVTSPLILSIIAWRWVPESARWLMANGKVDAAHMYIMKCAEMNNRSKCMASITPATLLESADTETAAKKYTVVDLFRTPNIRKLAICTGVVWYGVAFTYYGISLNITGFGLNPYLTQFIFASTEMPMKIGVYFFLKKVGRRKGEMGALLSTALCLFINMFVSKDKWVSRTVVAVLGKSLSEASFTIIFLYTTELYPTVVRQNGLGYTSFLARLGVSISPLIMLLEDVWHHLPAVIYCTMAVVSGLVASLLPETLNAQLPEFIEDIEKPSSLDDGGLFRNLSLEERLTVSIPVQQDGTPHSCQMFAEPQYHLLFNSSNITDLLAVPCQNGWVYDNTTFKSTLATQWDLVCDKRRMNRAMATVFFMGVMAGAALFGYLSDRFGVTCAYYGISLNVAGFSANIYLTQFIYGVVEIPAKAFVYFSVDKIGRRLNQAAFLFLAGLCIFCNMFIPQERGNYRTAVEAVGKMFAEAAFTTVFLYTTELYPTVMRQNGMGFCSFMARVGVSVSPMILILEELWVPLPSIIFVLVAFTGGLSATFLPETKNVRLPETIEDVEHFRTQSNSTSDEFLRLSLFQRKTHSTQWEATMKFEDVLADINGFGKFQIMIIVISFIGRFTLPCHFMLNNFIAAVPSHHCDISTHLDDRFSNLSQAERLIVSVPFQQDGTPSSCEMFVEPQYHLLFNSDNASDVPTVPCQNGWVYDNTTFKSTLTSEWDLVCDSRGKNKATATIFFVGVMFGAVAFGSLSDRFGRRIMLLVSYVSAMVFGVASVFSTSYVMFAVLRFFTGFCINGIVIVSAVLSVEWVDIKHRRLVGLIDSLSWTFGYTVFALIGYCVNEWRRLVFSVTLPLILGIITWRWMPESARWLIANGKLDQAKVYLQKCAEMNRTKELSHTLKAETLSTIVLTDKKERIYTYLDLIRTPKMRQLALCTGILWFCVAITFYGISFNTAGFGLNIYLTQFIYASVELPAKVTAYFLFDYIGRRSTQMAALLLAGTCIGLNIVIPNDMPIARTVVAVIGKGFSASSFTTVVLYSSELYPTVVRQNGMGYNSFMARFGVAVAPLVLLLDEVWKDLPQAVFCCTAILGGVVARTLSETRNRCLPETIEDIEKNRQ; this comes from the exons ATGAAGTTCGACAATGTACTTTTAGAAATTGACGGTTTTGGAAAGTTCCAGCTGTGGCTGTTCTTGATTCAGGTCATCTCTCGAATGACTTTACCGTGCCACTTCCTGCTCAATAACTTTATGGCAGCTGTTCCAGATCACCACTGTGACATCAGCTCTCTGGAGGATGGAGGGGTCTTCGGGAATTTAACCTACGATCAGAAATTGGCTGTTGGTATTCCAACGGAGCGGGACGGGACACCGAGGTCCTGTCAGATGTTTTCAAAACCGCAATATCAGTTACTGTCAGGGTCCAACAGTAGTGAGGACACAGTCACTGTCCGGTGTCAAAATGGATGGGTGTATGACAACAGCACCTTCAAGTCTACCCTGGTAACAGAG TGGGATCTTGTTTGCGAAAGAaaagggatgaataaagcaacAGCCACCATCTTCTTCATTGGTGTCATGATCGGAGCCCCTCTGTTTGGGCTTCTCAGTGACAG GTTTGGGCGGCGGCCACTTCTGCTGGTGTCTTATGTGTCATCGTTGACGTTTGCGGTTCTAAGTGCATTCTCCACATCCTATGTCCTGTTTGTCATCATGAGATTTTTTACGGGGATGTCGCTTGCAGGAATAAGTATCATCTCTATTGTTTTAA ACATCGAATGGTTCAGCATCGAACACAGGACTTTTTGTGGAATAATCATTAGCTTGGATTGGACGATTGGGAACTGGTTTCTGGTTGGAGCGGCATATTATATAAATGAGTGGAGGATGCTCATTGTGGCTGTGACCTCTCCCCTGATTCTGTCCATTATTGCTTGGAG GTGGGTTCCAGAGTCCGCCAGGTGGCTTATGGCAAACGGGAAGGTCGACGCTGCCCATATGTACATCATGAAATGTGCCGAGATGAACAATAGATCCAAGTGTATGGCCTCCATCACACCAGCG ACATTACTGGAATCTGCAGACACTGAAACCGCAGCTAAGAAGTACACTGTGGTCGATCTCTTCAGGACACCAAATATAAGAAAACTTGCCATATGCACAGGCGTTGTGTG GTATGGAGTTGCATTTACATATTATGGGATCAGTCTGAACATCACCGGGTTCGGACTAAACCCATACCTCACACAGTTTATATTTGCATCCACGGAGATGCCAATGAAGATCGGAGTGTATTTCTTTCTCAAAAAAGTCGGTCGAAGGAAAGGTGAAATGGGAGCGCTGCTCTCCACTGCTCTTTGCCTCTTcatcaacatgtttgtttcaaaag ATAAATGGGTCAGTCGTACTGTTGTGGCAGTTCTTGGAAAGTCACTGTCTGAGGCCTCATTTACCATAATATTCCTCTACACTACGGAGCTCTATCCCACTGTCGTACG ACAGAACGGTTTAGGCTACACTTCGTTTCTGGCGCGGCTGGGCGTGTCCATTTCCCCACTCATCATGCTATTGGAAGACGTGTGGCATCACCTCCCTGCGGTCATTTACTGCACGATGGCGGTTGTAAGCGGTTTGGtggcctccctcctccctgaaACACTAAACGCCCAGCTGCCGGAGTTTATCGAGGACATTGAGAAACCGAG CTCCCTGGATGATGGAGGTCTTTTCAGAAACTTATCTCTGGAGGAGAGGCTCACTGTCAGTATTCCAGTCCAGCAGGATGGGACTCCACACTCCTGTCAAATGTTTGCAGAGCCTCAGTATCACCTGCTGTTTAACTCCTCCAACATAACCGACCTCCTGGCGGTGCCCTGTCAAAACGGATGGGTCTACGACAACACCACCTTCAAGTCTACCCTGGCCACGCAG TGGGATCTGGTTTGTGATAAGAGGAGAATGAACAGAGCCATGGCCACTGTCTTCTTCATGGGGGTCATGGCTGGAGCAGCATTGTTTGGTtatttgagtgacag GTTTGGAGTGACCTGTGCTTACTATGGGATCAGTCTGAATGTTGCTGGATTCAGTGCCAACATTTACCTAACGCAGTTCATCTACGGTGTGGTAGAAATTCCAGCAAAAGCATTCGTCTATTTCTCTGTGGACAAAATAGGCCGAAGGTTGAACCAGGCCGCGTTTCTCTTTCTGGCTGGACTGTGCATATTCTGCAACATGTTCATCCCTCAAG aaaggGGGAATTATCGAACAGCTGTGGAAGCTGTGGGCAAGATGTTCGCAGAGGCGGCTTTTACAACAGTTTTTCTGTACACAACGGAGCTTTACCCCACAGTAATGCG GCAAAATGGAATGGGTTTCTGCTCCTTCATGGCCCGTgtaggtgtgtctgtgtccccCATGATCCTGATTTTGGAAGAATTGTGGGTCCCACTGCCAAGTATTATTTTCGTACTGGTGGCTTTTACTGGAGGACTGTCAGCTACCTTTCTTCCTGAGACGAAAAATGTCCGTCTGCCAGAGACTATTGAGGACGTGGAACATTTCAG aacACAATCAAACTCCACATCTGATGAG TTTCTTCGTTTGTCGCTTTTTCAAAGGaagacacacagcacacagtggGAGGCCACGATGAAGTTTGAGGACGTTCTCGCAGATATTAACGGATTTGGGAAGTTTCAGATAATGATCATAGTGATCAGCTTCATTGGCCGCTTCACGCTGCCCTGTCACTTCATGCTGAACAATTTCATAGCGGCCGTTCCCTCTCACCACTGTGACATCAGCACTCATCTGGATGATAGATTTAGCAATTTATCCCAGGCGGAGAGGCTTATTGTTAGTGTTCCGTTTCAGCAGGACGGGACTCCGAGCTCCTGTGAGATGTTTGTGGAGCCTCAGTATCATTTGCTTTTTAATTCCGACAATGCCAGTGACGTACCTACAGTGCCGTGTCAGAATGGATGGGTGTACGACAACACCACCTTCAAGTCTACGCTGACCTCAGAG TGGGACCTGGTGTGTGATAGTAGAGGGAAAAACAAAGCCACCGCTACAATCTTCTTTGTTGGAGTTATGTTTGGAGCCGTGGCCTTTGGGAGTCTCAGTGACAG GTTTGGTAGAAGGATCATGCTGCTGGTGTCGTACGTGTCTGCGATGGTGTTTGGCGTAGCGAGTGTCTTTTCCACGTCCTACGTGATGTTTGCCGTGTTGAGGTTCTTCACTGGGTTTTGCATCAATGGCATCGTCATTGTCTCAGCAGTCCTCA GTGTGGAGTGGGTGGACATTAAGCACAGAAGACTGGTGGGATTGATCGATAGCTTGTCCTGGACGTTTGGGTACACAGTGTTTGCGCTTATTGGctactgtgtgaatgaatggaggcGGCTGGTTTTCAGTGTCACCTTACCTCTAATCCTGGGCATCATCACCTGGAG GTGGATGCCGGAGTCGGCTCGGTGGCTCATTGCCAATGGAAAGCTGGATCAGGCGAAAGTGTATTTGCAGAAATGTGCCGAGATGAATCGAACAAAGGAATTATCGCACACACTTAAGGCAGAG ACACTATCCACTATTGTGTTGACGGACAAAAAAGAACGGATCTATACCTACCTTGACTTGATCCGAACACCCAAGATGAGACAACTGGCGCTGTGTACTGGTATATTATG GTTTTGTGTAGCAATTACATTTTATGGCATCAGTTTCAACACCGCAGGCTTTGGGCTCAACATCTATCTCACTCAGTTCATCTATGCATCAGTTGAGCTCCCAGCCAAAGTGACAGCTTACTTCTTATTCGACTACATAGGCAGGAGGAGTACGCAGATGGCAGCTCTGCTGCTGGCTGGCACCTGTATTGGACTTAATATTGTGATACCAAATG ACATGCCTATCGCCAGAACGGTGGTAGCAGTCATTGGAAAGGGGTTTTCAGCATCATCCTTTACAACAGTTGTGTTATACAGCTCTGAGCTGTATCCCACAGTCGTCAG gCAGAACGGCATGGGCTACAACTCCTTCATGGCTCGTTTTGGCGTGGCTGTGGCTCCTTTGGTCCTCTTACTGGATGAAGTCTGGAAGGATCTGCCCCAGGCCGTCTTCTGCTGTACGGCTATACTCGGAGGAGTAGTGGCAAGAACGCTGTCAGAGACACGCAACCGGTGCCTGCCAGAGACCATAGAGGATATCGAGAAGAACAGACAGTAA
- the LOC125000463 gene encoding ATP-dependent RNA helicase DHX15: MSKRHRLDLGDDYAAVKKRSDGRDRDRDRDREDRSRDRDRDRDRDRDKDRDRDTKPLSVPSNSTAAMPVLPPMKQMAVHQQINPFTNLPHTPRYYEILKKRLQLPVWEYKERFNDIITRQQSFVLVGETGSGKTTQIPQWCVDMVRGLPGPKRAVACTQPRRVAAMSVAQRVADEMDVMLGQEVGYSIRFEDCSSAKTILKYMTDGMLLREAMNDPLLERYGVIILDEAHERTLATDILMGVLKEVVRQRSDLKVIVMSATLDAGKFQVYFDNCPLLTIPGRTHPVEIFYTPEPERDYLEAAIRTVIQIHMCEEDEGDCLLFLTGQEEIDEACKRIKREVDDLGPEVGDIKIIPLYSTLPPQQQQRIFEPPPPRKPNGAIGRKVVVSTNIAETSLTIDGVVFVIDPGFAKQKVYNPRIRVESLLVTAISKASAQQRAGRAGRTRPGKCFRLYTEKAYKTEMQDNTYPEILRSNLGSVVLQLKKLGIDDLVHFDFMDPPAPETLMRALELLNYLAALNDDGDLTELGSMMAEFPLDPQLAKMVIASCEFNCSNEILSITAMLSVPQCFVRPTEAKKAADESKMRFAHIDGDHLTLLNVYHAFKQNHESNQWCYDNFVNYRSLMSADNVRQQLSRIMDRFNLPRRSTEFTSRDYYINIRRALCTGFFMQVAHLERTGHYLTVKDNQVVQLHPSTVLDHKPEWVLYNEFVLTTKNYIRTCTDIKPEWLVKIAPQYYEMSNFPQCEAKRQLERIIAKLESKEYSQY, from the exons ATGTCCAAAAGACATCGCTTGGATTTGGGTGATGACTACGCTGCTGTCAAGAAGAGGTCTGACGG GCGAGACAGGGACCGCGACAGAGACCGCGAGGACCGTTCGAGGGACAGGGACCGAGACAGGGACCGTGACAGGGACAAAGAccgggacagagacacaaagccGCTGAGTGTCCCCTCCAACAGCACCGCAGCCATGCCAGTGTTGCCGCCCATGAAGCAGATGGCTGTGCACCAGCAGATCAATCCGTTCACCAACCTGCCGCACACGCCGCGCTATTACGAGATCCTGAAGAAGAGGTTACAGCTCCCGGTGTGGGAGTACAAGGAACGCTTCAATGATATCATCACACGTCAGCAGAGCTTCGTCCTGGTCGGAGAGACGGGCTCTGGGAAAACAACACAG ATCCCACAGTGGTGTGTGGACATGGTGAGAGGCTTGCCTGGTCCTAAGCGGGCGGTAGCTTGTACTCAGCCCAGGAGAGTGGCAGCCATGAGTGTGGCTCAAAGGGTGGCAGACGAAATGGACGTCATGCTTGGACAGGAAGTCGGTTACTCCATTCGATTTGAGGACTGTAGCTCTGCCAAGACTATACTAAA GTACATGACAGACGGTATGTTACTAAGAGAGGCCATGAATGACCCGCTGCTGGAACGATATGGTGTCATCATCCTTGACGAGGCCCACGAGCGAACTCTGGCCACAGATATCCTGATGGGAGTACTGAAGGAAGTTGTCCGTCAAAGATCAGATCTGAAG GTGATTGTCATGAGTGCCACACTAGATGCGGGGAAGTTCCAAGTGTATTTCGACAACTGTCCCCTGCTGACAATCCCTGGCCGTACGCATCCCGTAGAGATCTTTTACACCCCGGAGCCAGAGCGGGACTACCTAGAGGCAGCGATCCGCACGGTCATCCAGATTCATATGTGCGAGGAAGACGAAGGTGACTGCCTTCTCTTCCTCACTGGTCAAGAG gaAATCGACGAGGCGTGCAAGCGGATCAAGCGCGAAGTAGATGACCTCGGACCTGAAGTCGGAGACATCAAAATCATTCCACTGTATTCCACGCTGcccccacagcagcagcaacgtatctttgagcctcctcctccaagaAAGCCGAACGGTGCAATAGGAAGAAAG GTTGTGGTGTCAACAAACATTGCTGAGACTTCTCTAACAATTGATGGCGTTGTGTTTGTAATTGACCCTGGATTTGCCAAACAAAAG gtgtaCAATCCTCGTATTAGAGTGGAGTCTTTGCTCGTCACTGCCATCAGCAAAGCTTCTGCCCAGCAGAGGGCAGGACGAGCCGGCAGAACACGTCCGGGAAAATGCTTCCGCCTCTACACGGAGAAGGCCTACAAAACAGAGATGCAG GATAACACATACCCTGAGATTCTTCGGTCCAACTTGGGATCGGTTGTGCTGCAGCTGAAAAAACTGGGGATCGATGACCTCGTTCACTTTGACTTCATGGATCCACCAG CTCCTGAGACACTAATGAGAGCCCTGGAGCTGCTGAACTACCTGGCTGCCCTCAACGATGACGGTGACCTGACAGAGCTGGGCTCCATGATGGCGGAGTTTCCCTTGGATCCCCAGCTGGCGAAGATGGTCATTGCGAGCTGCGAGTTTAACTGCTCTAACGAGATCCTTTCCATTACTGCCATGCTGTCAG TCCCACAGTGTTTTGTCCGCCCCACGGAGGCTAAGAAGGCAGCAGACGAGTCCAAGATGAGGTTTGCTCACATTGACGGAGACCACTTGACGCTGCTCAACGTCTACCACGCCTTCAAACAAA ACCATGAGTCTAACCAATGGTGCTATGACAACTTTGTCAACTACCGTTCACTGATGTCTGCTGACAACGTGCGGCAGCAGCTGTCCAGAATCATGGACCGCTTCAATCTGCCCCGTCGGAGCACAGAGTTCACCAGCAGAGATTACTACATCAACATTCGACGAGCGCTCTGCACCGGCTTCTTCATGCAG GTGGCTCATTTGGAGCGCACAGGCCATTACCTCACAGTCAAAGACAACCAAGTGGTCCAACTGCACCCTTCTACAGTCCTGGACCATAAGCCCGAGTGGGTGCTCTACAATGAATTTGTCCTCACCACCAAGAACTACATCCGCACTTGTACAGACATCAAGCCAGAGTG GCTGGTGAAGATCGCACCGCAGTACTATGAAATGAGTAACTTCCCTCAATGTGAAGCTAAAAGACAGCTGGAGCGAATCATTGCCAAATTAGAGAGCAAAGAGTATTCCCAGTACTGA
- the LOC125000526 gene encoding extracellular superoxide dismutase [Cu-Zn]-like, whose translation MATMHLLRSMSLLEITLVVLLAGCQQCLSTNSDTAAPPEVLQHNGTVYAVCKMRPSTSLPEGLPKVYGQALFKQDYPHGNLQVMLRFSGFPAEDTSEPRAVHIHQYGDLSQGCDSTGGHYNPYGVDHPGHPGDFGNFVPEQGRISAMFESQATLFGGLSVIGRAVVIHEKIDDLGLGGNAGSLLHGNAGRRLGCCVIGITSPGLWGTMYLRQLRSN comes from the exons atGGCGACCATGCATCTGTTGCG GTCAATGAGTCTCCTAGAGATCACTCTGGTGGTTCTGCTGGCTGGCTGTCAACAATGTCTCTCAACCAACAGTGACACCGCAGCCCCTCCGGAGGTCTTACAGCACAATGGCACTGTGTATGCAGTCTGCAAAATGAGACCCAGCACCTCACTTCCCGAGGGCCTGCCCAAAGTGTATGGTCAGGCACTGTTTAAGCAGGATTATCCTCATGGAAATCTCCAAGTTATGCTCCGGTTCAGCGGATTCCCAGCGGAGGACACTTCGGAGCCCAGGGCGGTGCACATCCATCAGTACGGAGACCTGAGCCAGGGATGTGACTCAACGGGTGGCCACTACAACCCATATGGCGTAGATCACCCCGGCCACCCCGGAGACTTTGGCAACTTTGTGCCCGAGCAAGGGAGAATCAGCGCCATGTTTGAATCCCAGGCAACACTGTTTGGAGGCCTGTCTGTGATCGGAAGGGCGGTGGTGATTCATGAGAAGATAGATGACTTGGGGCTTGGAGGAAACGCTGGGAGCCTGCTGCATGGAAACGCAGGCCGGAGGCTAGGTTGCTGTGTTATTGGGATTACCTCCCCCGGTCTCTGGGGTACAATGTACTTAAGGCAGCTGAGGAGTAATTAG